From a region of the Synechococcus sp. PCC 7502 genome:
- a CDS encoding DUF433 domain-containing protein, with amino-acid sequence MKKSILNDVITIDNEIQHGKPVLKGTRLPISVIIGSLAGGMTYEEVIQEYAVTREQILASLAYFSELLNYETVYSMEKVG; translated from the coding sequence ATGAAAAAAAGTATTCTAAATGATGTAATTACCATCGACAACGAAATCCAACATGGTAAACCCGTATTAAAAGGAACTCGCCTTCCGATCTCCGTGATTATCGGCTCCCTTGCTGGTGGCATGACCTATGAAGAAGTCATCCAAGAATACGCAGTTACCCGTGAACAGATTCTTGCATCACTTGCTTACTTCTCCGAGCTTCTAAACTATGAGACAGTCTATTCAATGGAGAAAGTAGGTTGA
- a CDS encoding CocE/NonD family hydrolase produces MPSKIKVDRQVKIPMRDGINLTADIYRPRGVDMPLPVLLMRLPYGRAIASTVTYAHPSWYAAQGYIVVIQDVRGCGTSEGEFYPFRHEYEDGYDTVTWCAENLEGSNGKVGMYGFSYQGVTQLQAAVMQPRGLVTICPAMAGADLYDGWFYFGGAIALEFTLSWALQLTQNQAYYRKLEPQSTNLWQAQQEVSRSLSSVPLDQVPILKSDPLGQFFFDWLRNDQADAPYWQELNPLSRFAQFDLPALHIAGWADIFIETTIATYEAAKQVTNQPQFLIGSPWQHLPWRSQVGELNFGDAAIPQIDQLQVDWFDYWLKGIDNGMMGRSPVQLFLMGENRWLNLKTWEQEPEYQNFYLDSNSKITTNTSDLLPSSLPDIYIYDPRIPTPSTSYGAYDQSAINQRSDVLTYSSPPLTANLRITGIAEFILYAETSAPDTDWVVRLLDIYPDGRQMLVTMGVIRAKFRNAFKQTEILEPEIVLEYKIKLRPTCHSFELGHRLGIAIASAAFPLIERHTNTAKSPSTCTVSEFFEATQQIYHDQQFPSHLKLPLLKL; encoded by the coding sequence ATGCCTAGCAAAATTAAAGTAGATCGCCAAGTTAAGATTCCCATGCGGGATGGCATTAATCTCACCGCCGATATATACCGTCCGAGGGGTGTGGATATGCCCTTGCCCGTATTACTCATGCGACTTCCCTATGGTAGAGCGATCGCCTCCACGGTTACCTATGCTCATCCCAGTTGGTATGCAGCCCAAGGGTATATAGTTGTGATCCAAGATGTCAGGGGTTGCGGCACCTCAGAGGGTGAGTTTTATCCTTTTCGTCATGAATATGAAGATGGATACGATACTGTGACTTGGTGTGCAGAGAACCTAGAAGGTAGCAATGGCAAAGTGGGGATGTATGGATTTTCCTACCAAGGTGTTACCCAGTTGCAAGCGGCAGTGATGCAGCCTAGGGGATTAGTGACAATTTGTCCCGCCATGGCAGGTGCAGATTTATATGATGGTTGGTTTTATTTTGGTGGAGCGATCGCCTTAGAGTTTACCCTCTCATGGGCATTACAGCTTACGCAAAATCAGGCATATTATCGGAAGTTAGAACCCCAATCAACTAATTTATGGCAAGCACAACAGGAAGTTTCTCGATCGCTATCCAGCGTGCCATTAGATCAAGTTCCCATTCTTAAGTCCGACCCCCTAGGGCAGTTTTTCTTTGATTGGCTAAGAAATGATCAAGCCGATGCTCCCTACTGGCAGGAGTTAAATCCCCTTAGTCGATTTGCCCAGTTTGATCTACCCGCTTTACACATTGCAGGGTGGGCAGACATTTTTATTGAAACTACAATCGCCACCTATGAAGCCGCTAAACAAGTTACAAATCAGCCTCAATTTTTAATTGGCAGTCCTTGGCAGCATTTACCTTGGCGCTCACAGGTGGGGGAACTAAATTTTGGTGATGCCGCAATTCCACAAATTGATCAATTGCAAGTGGATTGGTTTGATTATTGGCTCAAAGGTATAGATAATGGCATGATGGGGCGATCGCCTGTACAGTTATTTCTCATGGGGGAAAATCGGTGGCTTAATCTTAAAACATGGGAACAGGAACCCGAATATCAGAATTTTTACCTAGATTCTAATAGCAAGATTACTACAAATACTTCTGATTTATTACCTTCATCTCTTCCTGATATTTATATATACGATCCGCGCATTCCTACCCCTAGTACTAGCTACGGAGCATACGATCAATCTGCAATTAATCAGCGATCAGATGTCCTAACCTATAGCAGTCCGCCTTTAACCGCAAACTTAAGAATCACTGGAATAGCAGAATTTATTCTGTATGCAGAAACCTCTGCCCCTGATACTGATTGGGTTGTGAGGTTGTTGGATATTTATCCCGATGGTCGTCAGATGCTGGTAACAATGGGAGTAATCAGGGCAAAATTCCGGAATGCCTTTAAGCAAACAGAGATACTGGAGCCAGAGATAGTTTTAGAATACAAAATTAAACTTCGTCCCACCTGTCATAGCTTTGAATTAGGGCATCGTCTTGGTATAGCGATCGCCTCGGCGGCTTTTCCATTAATTGAGAGACATACCAATACGGCAAAATCCCCATCTACTTGTACAGTTAGCGAGTTTTTTGAGGCAACCCAACAGATTTATCACGATCAACAATTTCCCTCCCACCTTAAGCTGCCATTATTAAAACTCTGA
- the nusA gene encoding transcription termination factor NusA, whose protein sequence is MSIVDLPGLGGMVDVISKERNLPKHAVENALREALLKGYEKYRKTYRTDGGSFEEEYFENFDVELDAENEGFRVLATKTIVDNVENSDHQISLAEVQEVAPEAQAGGTVVVDVTPKQGDFGRMAAMQTKQVLAQKLLDQQRRLIREEFQDLEGTVLQARVLRFENDSVIMSISSGIGQPEVEAELPRREQLPGERPYRPNSTLKVYLKKIHEEPRRKPQLLVSRADAGLVVDLFANEVPEIEDEIVRIVAVAREANPPSPSMGARTKIAVDTLERDVDPVGACIGAKGSRIQAVVSELRGEKIDVIAWSPDPATYIAHALSPAKIQEVRLVNAEGRQAHVLVPVDQLSLAIGREGQNVRLAAKLTGWKIDIKDASKYDYEAEDKKIQEELTSRQLRFQDSQDFQDVEEEDEA, encoded by the coding sequence ATGTCAATCGTAGATTTACCCGGTCTTGGCGGTATGGTGGATGTGATTAGTAAGGAACGCAACCTACCCAAGCACGCTGTTGAAAATGCTTTGCGTGAGGCTTTACTCAAAGGCTATGAAAAATATCGCAAAACCTATCGTACTGATGGTGGTAGCTTTGAAGAAGAATATTTTGAGAACTTTGATGTTGAGCTAGATGCGGAAAATGAGGGCTTTCGTGTCCTAGCTACTAAAACCATTGTCGATAATGTGGAAAATTCCGATCACCAAATTTCCTTAGCAGAGGTACAGGAAGTCGCTCCCGAAGCACAGGCGGGAGGAACCGTAGTTGTGGATGTAACTCCTAAACAGGGTGACTTTGGACGGATGGCAGCTATGCAAACTAAGCAAGTATTAGCGCAAAAATTACTTGATCAGCAACGGCGACTCATTCGCGAAGAGTTCCAAGACCTTGAAGGTACAGTTTTACAGGCAAGGGTATTACGGTTTGAAAATGATTCAGTCATTATGTCGATTAGCAGTGGCATCGGACAGCCAGAAGTAGAAGCGGAATTACCTCGGCGGGAGCAGTTACCGGGGGAAAGACCCTATCGCCCTAACTCTACCCTGAAGGTATACTTGAAAAAAATCCATGAGGAACCCCGTCGCAAACCCCAATTATTGGTTTCCCGTGCCGATGCGGGACTGGTTGTGGATTTATTTGCCAATGAAGTTCCTGAAATAGAAGATGAAATTGTGCGAATTGTGGCAGTTGCCCGTGAAGCTAATCCTCCTTCTCCATCAATGGGGGCAAGAACCAAAATCGCCGTAGATACCCTAGAACGAGATGTTGATCCTGTAGGTGCCTGTATTGGAGCTAAGGGTTCTCGGATTCAGGCTGTGGTGTCAGAGTTAAGGGGCGAGAAAATTGATGTAATTGCTTGGTCTCCCGATCCCGCTACCTATATTGCCCATGCTTTAAGTCCAGCCAAAATTCAAGAAGTCAGACTGGTGAATGCCGAAGGTCGTCAGGCACATGTATTAGTTCCTGTGGATCAATTAAGTTTAGCGATCGGGCGAGAAGGTCAAAACGTGCGCTTAGCAGCGAAGTTGACAGGCTGGAAGATTGATATTAAGGATGCTTCAAAGTACGATTACGAAGCAGAGGATAAAAAGATTCAAGAGGAACTTACCTCCCGACAACTACGCTTCCAAGATTCCCAAGATTTTCAAGATGTAGAAGAAGAGGATGAAGCCTAA
- the rsmH gene encoding 16S rRNA (cytosine(1402)-N(4))-methyltransferase RsmH, with product MQYQHTPVLPEQLISGMQIKSGGIYLDCTVGGGGHSALILQKFADIKLVAIDHDAMAIAAAQANLSIFGDRIKFWHGNFSQYQPEQKFDGIIADLGVSSAQLDIPERGFSFRDCGDLDMRMDQSQSLTAADIINNFGETELAKIFFELGEERYSYRIARAIANARPLHTTTQLADVIFHAVPRNYRYGRIHPATRVFQALRITVNQELKSLETLLEKSPDWLEAGGKIGIISFHSLEDRIVKHRLKEDDRLRVETKKPIMASESETLTNPRSRSAKLRIATKTSYED from the coding sequence TTGCAATATCAACATACTCCCGTTTTACCTGAGCAGTTAATTTCAGGAATGCAAATAAAAAGTGGGGGTATATATCTTGACTGTACCGTTGGTGGTGGTGGGCATAGTGCCTTAATTTTGCAAAAGTTCGCTGATATTAAGCTAGTGGCAATTGATCATGATGCTATGGCGATCGCTGCGGCTCAGGCTAACCTATCTATCTTTGGCGATCGCATTAAATTTTGGCATGGTAACTTTAGCCAGTATCAACCCGAACAAAAATTTGATGGGATCATTGCCGACCTAGGCGTAAGCTCAGCCCAACTAGATATTCCCGAACGGGGGTTTAGCTTTCGAGATTGTGGTGATCTAGATATGCGGATGGATCAATCCCAATCTTTAACGGCGGCAGATATTATTAATAATTTTGGTGAAACTGAACTAGCAAAGATATTTTTTGAACTGGGTGAAGAACGATATTCCTACCGCATTGCCAGAGCGATCGCCAATGCCCGCCCCCTGCACACCACAACTCAACTTGCCGATGTTATTTTTCATGCAGTTCCACGCAATTACCGCTACGGCAGAATTCATCCTGCTACTCGCGTATTTCAGGCACTTAGGATTACGGTTAATCAAGAGCTAAAATCCCTAGAAACATTATTAGAAAAATCCCCCGATTGGTTAGAGGCAGGCGGAAAGATTGGCATAATTAGCTTTCATAGCCTTGAAGATCGAATTGTCAAACATAGACTCAAGGAAGACGATCGCCTGAGGGTGGAAACCAAAAAACCAATAATGGCTAGCGAATCAGAGACTTTAACAAACCCCCGTTCTCGCTCTGCCAAACTCCGTATTGCCACTAAAACTAGTTATGAAGACTGA
- a CDS encoding type II toxin-antitoxin system RelE/ParE family toxin, which yields MQDLAEKPYSFGKKKGKRKSCRAIGFKVKGNAWRLVFRIIEAENHVEILSIALHDEAYNSAQRRI from the coding sequence TTGCAAGACCTAGCTGAAAAGCCTTACTCATTTGGCAAGAAAAAAGGAAAGCGAAAATCCTGCCGTGCAATTGGGTTTAAAGTTAAAGGAAATGCTTGGCGTTTGGTTTTTAGAATTATTGAAGCAGAAAATCATGTGGAAATTTTATCAATTGCTTTGCATGATGAGGCATATAATTCAGCCCAAAGGAGAATTTAA
- a CDS encoding DUF29 domain-containing protein: MTITQPIPLKNTELYEQDFHQWLETTLDLLRSQNFSEIDLGHLIAEIESMGRSEKRALTSNLRILLVHLLKYKYQSQKRSNSWLYIIREHRTRLTDVFHDSPSLKGYFLEVFAESYENARALAADETGLGISAFPEFSPFSPEQTMDTNFLPTDN, translated from the coding sequence ATGACGATAACTCAACCTATTCCCCTAAAAAATACAGAGCTGTATGAGCAGGATTTTCACCAGTGGCTCGAAACCACCCTAGATTTATTGCGATCGCAGAATTTTTCGGAAATTGATTTAGGGCATTTAATTGCAGAAATTGAAAGTATGGGCAGAAGTGAAAAACGGGCTTTAACAAGTAACCTGAGAATTCTGTTAGTGCATTTATTAAAATATAAGTACCAGAGCCAAAAACGTTCTAATAGTTGGCTTTATATAATTCGGGAACATCGAACTCGCTTAACAGATGTTTTTCATGATAGTCCCAGTTTGAAAGGCTATTTTTTAGAAGTGTTTGCTGAATCCTATGAAAATGCTAGGGCTTTAGCTGCGGATGAAACTGGATTAGGAATTTCAGCTTTTCCAGAGTTTTCCCCTTTTTCCCCTGAACAGACTATGGATACAAACTTTCTGCCGACAGATAATTAA
- the dnaK gene encoding molecular chaperone DnaK, which produces MGKIVGIDLGTTNSVVAVIEAGKPVVIANSEGGRTTPSVISFSKDGDRLVGQMARRQAVMNPENTFYSVKRFIGRKHSELTNEAKRVSYSVRRDETGNIKVKCPRLEKDFAPEELSAMVIRKLVDEATRYLGCPVTGAVITVPAYFNDSQRQATKDAGKIAGIEVKRIINEPTAASLAYGLDRKDNQKILVFDLGGGTFDVSILEVGDGLFEVKATTGDTQLGGDDFDKVIVDWLADQFLEDQGVDLRKERQALQRLTEAAEKAKIELSTVGSTEINLPFITATADGPLHLDTTLKRSQFERLSQDLLERLNVPLEKVFKDAKLSPRQIDEVVLVGGGTRIPAVQELVQRLINKTPNQSVNPDEVVAVGAAIQAGILSGEVKDILLLDVTPLSIGVETSGGLVNRLIPRNTTIPTRKADLFTTAEDNQTSVEIHIVQGERELAENNKSLGRFKLSGLAPQPRGMAQVDVMFDLNADGILSVTATDRRTGVERRITIKGASTLDPSEVERAIADAEQFAERDRAKKDRIEKLNRADSLVAAAERQLKDIALNYTYQISFERRKEMEKLIQSLQKAIAAEDDYAIDRAQSELQEAVYELSRELYEQKALEDEEDDLFGGIRESISSFASRVTDDRDSRDRDPRDYRESRETREPRESRSRRRPNIAVNYDDDDDEWV; this is translated from the coding sequence ATGGGTAAGATCGTAGGCATCGACCTTGGTACAACTAACTCGGTTGTCGCTGTCATTGAAGCAGGTAAACCAGTTGTAATTGCTAATTCTGAGGGAGGAAGAACCACACCTTCGGTTATTAGTTTTAGCAAAGATGGCGATCGCCTTGTGGGGCAAATGGCAAGACGACAAGCAGTCATGAACCCTGAAAATACTTTTTACTCAGTCAAGCGGTTTATTGGTCGCAAACACAGCGAACTCACCAATGAGGCAAAGCGGGTTTCTTACAGTGTACGGCGGGATGAAACTGGCAATATTAAAGTTAAATGCCCCCGTCTCGAAAAAGACTTTGCTCCCGAGGAACTATCGGCAATGGTAATCCGCAAACTTGTAGATGAGGCAACCCGTTATTTAGGCTGCCCTGTAACTGGCGCAGTAATTACTGTTCCCGCCTATTTTAATGATTCCCAACGCCAAGCCACTAAGGATGCAGGCAAAATTGCGGGGATTGAAGTTAAGCGCATTATTAATGAGCCCACGGCAGCTTCTTTGGCGTATGGCTTAGACCGCAAGGATAACCAAAAAATTTTAGTATTTGATTTGGGTGGTGGCACCTTTGATGTATCAATCCTTGAGGTAGGAGATGGACTGTTTGAAGTCAAAGCTACGACGGGTGATACCCAATTAGGCGGTGATGATTTTGATAAGGTCATTGTTGATTGGTTAGCTGATCAGTTTTTAGAAGATCAAGGGGTAGATTTACGCAAAGAACGTCAAGCATTACAAAGATTAACTGAAGCTGCGGAAAAGGCAAAAATAGAGCTTTCCACTGTGGGTAGTACGGAAATTAATTTACCCTTTATTACTGCTACTGCCGATGGACCATTGCATTTAGACACTACTTTAAAGCGATCGCAATTTGAAAGACTGAGCCAAGATTTACTAGAACGCTTGAATGTTCCCCTTGAGAAAGTATTTAAAGATGCCAAACTTAGCCCCCGTCAAATCGATGAAGTTGTCCTAGTGGGCGGTGGTACCCGTATCCCTGCCGTTCAAGAATTAGTGCAACGATTAATTAATAAAACCCCAAACCAAAGTGTTAATCCCGACGAAGTTGTAGCAGTAGGTGCAGCAATCCAAGCGGGTATTTTATCGGGTGAGGTTAAAGATATTTTACTCCTAGATGTAACTCCCTTATCTATCGGGGTAGAAACCTCTGGCGGCTTAGTTAATCGCTTGATTCCTCGCAATACCACAATTCCCACCCGTAAAGCTGATTTATTTACCACAGCCGAAGATAATCAAACCTCTGTGGAAATTCACATTGTCCAAGGGGAAAGAGAATTAGCCGAAAATAATAAATCTTTGGGGCGGTTTAAGCTTAGTGGACTGGCTCCTCAACCACGGGGTATGGCACAAGTTGATGTCATGTTTGACTTAAATGCCGATGGAATTTTATCAGTTACCGCTACCGATCGCCGTACAGGAGTAGAACGCCGCATTACGATTAAAGGTGCATCTACTCTTGATCCCAGTGAAGTGGAAAGAGCGATCGCCGATGCTGAACAATTTGCTGAACGGGATCGCGCTAAAAAAGACCGCATTGAAAAGCTAAATCGTGCCGATAGTCTAGTTGCGGCTGCAGAACGCCAACTTAAGGATATTGCCCTCAACTATACCTATCAAATTAGTTTTGAACGGCGTAAAGAAATGGAAAAGTTAATTCAGAGTTTGCAAAAAGCGATCGCCGCCGAAGATGATTATGCTATAGATCGAGCGCAGTCAGAATTACAAGAAGCTGTTTATGAGCTTTCCCGTGAACTCTATGAACAAAAAGCATTAGAGGACGAGGAAGATGATCTGTTCGGTGGCATCCGTGAAAGTATATCTAGTTTTGCAAGTCGGGTTACAGATGATCGAGATTCTAGAGATCGTGATCCAAGGGATTATAGAGAGTCTCGTGAAACCAGAGAACCAAGGGAATCTCGCAGTCGCCGCCGTCCTAACATTGCCGTGAACTACGATGATGACGATGATGAATGGGTATAA
- the prfC gene encoding peptide chain release factor 3 gives MSELAQEVDRRRTFAIISHPDAGKTTLTEKLLLYGGAIHLAGAVKARASQRHVTSDWMELEQQRGISITSTVLQFSYMDCCVNLLDTPGHKDFSEDTYRTLAAADNAVMLVDAAKGLETQTRKLFEVCKLRSLPIFTFINKLDRPTREPLELLDEIEKELGLIPYAMNWPIGTGDRFRGVFDRSSRTVHLFKRSGHGQREADVEIMLLDDPRLPQIIDPDLYAQFLEDLEVLETMGAEWNEAAMHGGSMTPIFFGSAMTNFGVELFLKAFLQHALKPTPHDSTVGEIAPTDEEFSAFVFKLQANMDPKHRDRIAFVRVCSGKFEKDMTVNHVRSGKTIRLSHAQKLFGQDREIIAEAYAGDVIGLNNPGTFAIGDTICGTKKFKFAGIPSFSPELFAYLRSPEPSKFKQFRKGVSELKEEGAIQIMYSVDDAKRDPILGAVGQLQFEVVQFRLQSEYGVETLLDPLPYSVARWVEDGWEALEETGRLFNTLVVKDSLDRPVLLFKNIWNLNQVESDHPELKLKAIAPI, from the coding sequence ATGTCAGAATTAGCCCAAGAAGTCGATCGCCGTCGCACCTTTGCCATTATTTCTCACCCTGATGCTGGGAAAACTACTTTAACAGAAAAGTTATTACTGTACGGGGGAGCCATTCACCTTGCTGGGGCGGTTAAAGCCCGTGCTTCCCAACGTCACGTAACCTCTGACTGGATGGAATTAGAGCAACAACGGGGAATTTCGATCACATCTACGGTACTGCAATTTTCCTATATGGATTGTTGTGTCAATTTATTAGATACCCCCGGACACAAGGACTTTAGTGAGGATACCTATAGAACCTTGGCGGCGGCGGATAATGCCGTGATGTTGGTGGATGCAGCGAAGGGCTTAGAAACTCAGACTCGGAAATTATTTGAAGTTTGCAAATTGCGATCGCTCCCCATTTTTACGTTTATTAATAAGCTGGATCGACCTACCCGTGAGCCATTAGAACTGCTAGACGAGATTGAGAAAGAATTAGGCTTAATTCCCTATGCGATGAACTGGCCCATTGGTACTGGCGATCGCTTTCGGGGTGTGTTTGATCGGTCTAGTCGGACGGTGCATTTATTTAAACGCAGTGGGCATGGACAACGGGAAGCGGATGTGGAAATTATGTTGCTTGACGATCCCCGCCTACCTCAAATTATCGATCCCGATCTATATGCTCAGTTTTTAGAGGATTTAGAAGTCCTAGAGACTATGGGTGCAGAGTGGAATGAAGCGGCAATGCACGGCGGTAGTATGACTCCGATCTTTTTTGGGAGTGCCATGACTAATTTTGGCGTGGAGCTATTTCTTAAGGCATTTTTACAGCACGCTCTGAAACCTACGCCCCACGATAGTACTGTGGGTGAAATTGCGCCAACAGATGAAGAATTCTCCGCATTTGTCTTTAAGCTCCAAGCGAATATGGATCCGAAACATCGCGATCGCATTGCCTTTGTGCGGGTATGTTCAGGTAAGTTTGAAAAAGATATGACCGTTAACCATGTGCGCAGTGGTAAAACTATCCGTCTATCCCATGCTCAAAAGCTGTTTGGACAGGATCGAGAAATTATTGCCGAGGCGTATGCTGGCGATGTAATTGGTTTAAATAATCCGGGGACTTTTGCGATCGGCGATACGATTTGTGGTACCAAAAAATTCAAATTTGCAGGGATTCCTAGTTTCTCCCCTGAACTATTTGCCTATTTGCGATCGCCTGAACCATCAAAGTTTAAGCAATTTCGTAAGGGAGTTTCGGAATTAAAAGAAGAAGGTGCGATTCAGATTATGTATTCCGTCGATGATGCTAAGCGTGATCCAATTCTGGGTGCCGTTGGACAATTGCAGTTTGAGGTGGTGCAGTTCCGTTTACAAAGTGAGTATGGAGTAGAAACACTGCTTGATCCCCTACCTTATTCTGTGGCGCGTTGGGTCGAAGATGGTTGGGAGGCATTAGAAGAAACGGGCAGATTATTTAATACTTTAGTAGTTAAAGATAGCTTGGATCGTCCAGTTTTATTATTTAAGAATATTTGGAATCTGAATCAAGTGGAATCCGACCATCCTGAATTGAAATTAAAGGCGATCGCTCCAATTTAA
- a CDS encoding DUF5615 family PIN-like protein, with the protein MKLRFLIDEDCPLSLETLLKDKGHDVIHVKTSGHSGTKDPEIFIFAQKEQRIIISRDLGWSNIKNYPPNTHCGLIILRFPFEAISIEIRQALERFIDQVNLSEIIGATVIVDQNKFRIRKR; encoded by the coding sequence TTGAAATTACGCTTTCTAATTGACGAAGACTGCCCATTAAGTTTAGAAACTTTGCTCAAAGACAAAGGACATGATGTCATTCACGTCAAAACATCTGGACATAGTGGCACAAAAGATCCTGAGATATTTATATTTGCCCAAAAAGAACAAAGAATAATCATCAGCCGAGATCTAGGATGGTCAAATATCAAAAACTATCCACCAAATACTCATTGTGGCTTAATTATTTTAAGATTTCCCTTTGAAGCGATCTCCATAGAAATTCGACAAGCATTAGAACGATTTATTGATCAAGTTAATTTGTCCGAAATAATTGGCGCAACTGTAATTGTCGATCAAAATAAATTCAGAATTAGAAAAAGGTAA
- a CDS encoding YlxR family protein — MKPNLRRCLSCQKVDLKQEFWRVVRVDSAVKLDVGMGRSAYICPNLNCLQLAQKKNRLGRSLRTQINPEIYEILKQRLSNA, encoded by the coding sequence ATGAAGCCTAACCTGCGACGGTGCCTGAGTTGCCAGAAAGTTGATCTTAAGCAGGAATTTTGGCGAGTAGTAAGAGTTGATAGTGCAGTTAAATTAGATGTGGGTATGGGTCGCTCTGCCTATATTTGCCCTAATTTAAATTGCCTCCAACTGGCACAAAAAAAGAATCGCTTAGGGCGATCGCTCCGCACGCAAATTAATCCGGAAATCTATGAAATTCTGAAGCAGAGATTAAGTAATGCCTAG
- a CDS encoding lmo0937 family membrane protein has translation MLNLIWTGVGVLLILWILRFSIHLGGGLIHLLLVLAVVGIAYNLLIGRQV, from the coding sequence ATGTTAAATCTGATCTGGACTGGTGTTGGCGTACTATTAATCCTCTGGATTTTGAGATTTTCAATTCATCTTGGTGGGGGCTTAATCCATCTATTGTTGGTTTTGGCAGTAGTTGGCATTGCATACAATCTTTTAATAGGGCGACAGGTCTAA
- a CDS encoding CsbD family protein — protein sequence MSLEDRVKATAKNVEGKVQEAVGDLTGDTKDQIEGKAKQAEAKVRHAAEDVKDEVKKVIN from the coding sequence ATGAGTCTAGAAGATAGAGTTAAGGCAACTGCTAAAAATGTTGAAGGCAAAGTGCAAGAGGCAGTGGGTGATTTGACTGGCGATACTAAAGATCAAATAGAAGGTAAGGCAAAACAGGCTGAAGCAAAGGTTCGCCATGCTGCTGAAGACGTGAAAGATGAAGTCAAAAAAGTTATTAACTAA
- a CDS encoding sterol desaturase family protein: MLNHSFGFYGIALFGIILGRYFLVAGGLYLCFYSPFRQALSGENSPQVPSWDSIQRDIRLSITSAAVFAIASALIISAYSHNLTCIYSNPQDYGLWYLGVSYLLVLILQDAYFYFTHRLFHHPSVFLWLHQGHHRSRYPTPWTSFAFDPLEAIVSSLFLVVIVYIIPLHFITLIAILVTMTIWAVLNHLGLDRLPLTFPHHWFGKWFIGPAHHSIHHLKYTFHYGLYFTFWDKLFHTQDANYEKGFGERLMK, encoded by the coding sequence TTGCTAAATCACTCATTTGGATTTTATGGGATCGCCTTATTCGGGATTATCCTTGGCAGATATTTTCTCGTGGCGGGAGGGCTGTATTTATGTTTTTACTCACCATTCCGTCAGGCTTTAAGCGGGGAGAATTCTCCACAGGTTCCATCTTGGGATTCAATTCAAAGAGATATAAGACTTTCAATAACTTCAGCAGCAGTGTTTGCGATCGCTTCGGCATTAATCATCTCAGCTTACAGTCATAATCTTACTTGCATCTATAGCAATCCCCAAGACTATGGACTGTGGTATTTAGGGGTGAGTTATCTCCTAGTGTTAATTCTCCAAGATGCTTATTTTTACTTTACCCACCGTTTATTTCATCATCCGTCCGTTTTTCTGTGGTTACACCAAGGACATCACCGATCTCGCTATCCTACGCCTTGGACTTCCTTTGCCTTTGATCCGTTAGAGGCGATCGTTAGTTCTCTCTTTTTAGTTGTTATTGTCTATATTATTCCACTTCATTTCATAACTTTAATCGCAATTCTAGTTACCATGACAATCTGGGCAGTGTTAAATCATTTGGGACTGGATCGACTTCCCCTTACATTTCCCCACCATTGGTTCGGAAAGTGGTTTATTGGACCCGCCCATCATTCTATTCATCATCTGAAGTACACCTTTCATTACGGACTTTATTTCACATTTTGGGACAAATTATTCCATACTCAAGATGCTAATTATGAAAAGGGATTTGGTGAAAGACTGATGAAATAG
- a CDS encoding 4a-hydroxytetrahydrobiopterin dehydratase, with protein MMKVAFVADKMDHHPEFFNAYNLVTIDLATHDVNGISSLDIELAQKINDYGSDQEGMMQNLE; from the coding sequence ATGATGAAAGTCGCTTTTGTTGCCGATAAAATGGATCACCATCCCGAATTTTTTAATGCCTATAACCTCGTCACGATTGATCTTGCTACCCACGATGTCAATGGAATTAGCAGTCTAGATATTGAGTTGGCACAAAAAATTAATGATTATGGTAGTGATCAAGAGGGCATGATGCAGAACTTAGAGTGA